A part of Colletotrichum higginsianum IMI 349063 chromosome 11, whole genome shotgun sequence genomic DNA contains:
- a CDS encoding F-box domain-containing protein, giving the protein MAQPTLLTLPVELITTISHNLTAVDLQSLRQSCKAAAEKTSVCFQERFFRTRYVMLEQQSLQNLIDISEHSTLREAVRSVALCIDHLIDPRDYRGRAQLRARGVNDEDDRVRLDDGETVSLGDDTPGSINMGCYQEAWAEYMAFMTKKLHFKHLAQAVYNLPHCRKVSLEDAIRPWGAFRLGRRIGTLPSRFVTDALPNSVLHAMVCIRTLFVAVVKSRLPIEELHIDFGTGMAGCTAVFPRILSLPRELAQAARTQLRTVTTLHIAINPYPRDNKFNPMYYNGLPVTDPLRNETADWTEDFLRFIGLFPALSTLSLYFFRRDEGYQFPRLSRELFVPHLQSISLELVDCTRSDLMALMERHKETLRTVRLESVSLLGGSADRWSSVVQSFRHDFSVRKLILGSCFVDRPWPTTDLPEKMYARTPQELDMLVAELLELEKSDGSTEQSSQGGDSTETSPAGESV; this is encoded by the coding sequence ATGGCTCAGCCAACCCTTTTAACCCTGCCCGTCGAGCTTATCACCACCATCTCCCATAACCTTACCGCTGTAGATCTCCAGAGCCTGCGGCAGTCTTGtaaggcggcggccgagaaaACGTCCGTCTGCTTCCAGGAACGATTCTTCCGCACACGATATGTCATGCTAGAGCAGCAGAGCCTCCAGAACCTAATCGACATTTCAGAGCACTCAACCCTACGGGAAGCCGTTCGCAGCGTCGCGCTTTGTATCGACCACCTTATAGACCCCAGAGACTACCGAGGCCGTGCACAGCTCCGTGCACGCGGTGTTAACGACGAGGATGATCGCGTAaggctcgacgacggcgaaaCAGTGTCTTTAGGTGACGACACCCCGGGGTCAATCAACATGGGCTGCTATCAAGAGGCATGGGCGGAGTATATGGCGTTCATGACGAAGAAGCTCCACTTCAAGCATCTGGCCCAAGCCGTGTATAACCTACCGCATTGCAGAAAGGTCAGCTTGGAGGACGCCATCCGGCCCTGGGGCGCTTTCCGGCTGGGTCGTCGGATCGGCACGCTCCCCAGCCGATTCGTCACCGACGCCCTGCCCAACAGCGTGCTGCACGCTATGGTGTGCATCAGAACACTGttcgttgccgtcgtcaagAGTCGTCTGCCTATCGAGGAACTCCATATCGATTTCGGGACCGGCATGGCAGGCTGCACGGCAGTCTTCCCCCGGATCCTATCATTGCCGAGGGAGCTAGCGCAGGCCGCCCGTACCCAACTTCGCACCGTCACAACACTGCATATCGCCATCAACCCATACCCCAGGGACAACAAGTTTAATCCCATGTACTACAACGGTCTACCTGTCACGGATCCGTTGCGAAACGAAACGGCCGACTGGACGGAAGACTTCCTCAGGTTTATAGGCCTCTTTCCCGCCCTTTCTACCCTTAGTCTATATTTCTTTCGCCGAGACGAGGGATACCAGTTCCCACGCCTATCGCGGGAGCTCTTCGTCCCTCACCTTCAATCCATCTCCCTGGAGCTCGTCGACTGTACCAGAAGCGACCTCATGGCGCTCATGGAGAGACACAAGGAAACGCTCCGAACCGTCAGGCTCGAAAGCGTCTCTCTCCTTGGAGGCAGCGCGGATCGTTGGTCTTCCGTCGTCCAAAGCTTCCGGCACGATTTCTCTGTCCGGAAGCTGATCCTGGGATCATGTTTCGTCGACAGACCATGGCCTACAACGGACCTCCCTGAGAAGATGTACGCTAGGACCCCCCAGGAGCTCGATATGCTGGTGGCGGAACTCCTggagctcgagaagagcGACGGCAGCACCGAACAAAGCAGCCAAGGCGGTGACTCGACAGAGACAAGCCCAGCAGGGGAATCTGTGTAG
- a CDS encoding Ankyrin repeat protein: MVDGPDGLEIDGNMFLHNARDWTILHDLSRVRTRRRACQKPRRKRSGGRRRSHEGQDRAVSDSVRRGAIQNRHRPLGARRRLPHAHPRPVVQHNTPRDAYYEMGTAPLDFEVLAELATLLIQKGLDVDAKDGHGRTALHIAAKLGDSGIVKALLDEGASPALPDGAGRMAIDIAKMQSRRLKSSTWLSLPGLSPETESPSDEDEGFVPRRFIGLLRATGQAGVLTDQAGRRAFYRRVVWCPESAVRWGRRLWIATEGATTVMQLNGEGFVRRDPRLVDVDLETVAAMFWTTTGHPRIICQLKTCIQENSKLQNDIVRVQFDSTPDMARFVEFCLPRVLAREPCSQAWIRHRWTRSWI; encoded by the exons ATGGTGGACGGCCCCGACGGGCTAGAGATAGACGGTAACATGTTCCTTCACAACGCACGTGACTGGACAATACTGCATGACCTAAGCCGAGTCCGCACTCGCCGCAGAGCTTGTCAAAAGCCTCGTCGCAAAAGGTCTGGTGGACGTCGGCGCAGCCATGAGGGACAGGATAGAGCCGTTAGCGACAGCGTGCGACGTGGGGCAATTCAGaatcgccatcgccctcttGGAGCCAGGCGCCGACTGCCACACGCGCATCCCAGGCCGGTCGTCCAACACAACACTCCACGGGACGCCTACTACGAGATGGGTACCGCGCCTCTC GATTTCGAGGTCCTGGCCGAGCTAGCCACCCTGCTGATCCAGAAGGGCCTCGACGTTGACGCGAAGGACGGCCATGGCCGGACCGCGCTGCACATCGCGGCCAAGTTGGGCGATTCGGGGATTGTTAAAGCTCTTCTGGATGAAGGAGCATCGCCAGCGCTCCCGGACGGCGCAGGCAGGATGGCGATTGATATTGCCAAGATGCAAAGCCGCCGCTTGAAGTCCAGCACGTGGTTGTCACTCCCCGGACTTTCGCCGGAAACAGAGTCCCccagcgacgaggacgaaggtTTTGTCCCGCGGCGGTTTATCGGACTCCTCCGTGCCAcggggcaggccggcgtctTGACAGACCAGGCGGGGAGACGTGCATTCTACAGAAGGGTTGTTTGGTGCCCCGAGAGTGCCGTGAGATGGGGACGGAGGCTGTGGATTGCAACCGAGGGCGCCACGACAGTCATGCAGCTGAACGGAGAAGGCTTCGTGCGGAGAGATCCTAGACTTGTTGACGTTGACCTCGAGACGGTGGCGGCCATGTTCTGGACAACGACGGGCCATCCGAGGATCATATGCCAGCTCAAAACGTGCATCCAGGAAAACAGCAAGCTCCAGAATGATATCGTCCGAGTCCAGTTTGACAGCACGCCAGACATGGCCCGGTTTGTTGAGTTCTGCCTGCCTCGAGTGCTCGCGAGAGAGCCTTGCTCCCA GGCCTGGATTAGACACAGATGGACTAGGAGCTGGATTTGA
- a CDS encoding Duf323 domain-containing protein — protein sequence MSPARSSRAIVSLALGPRRWRSEAACFSGGEVPCLPDELIYDDANIIYTPEFYQTHEEIALLQRYGSEIAKDQIAEGAVLINIGAGDLNKANYLLEELRRRGRKVTYLALDISKRSLTTNLCDYAPGDKGVSVYMAGLWGDFRAGVAFAATVTQKPRVFLSLGSVLFNDPWQKAVGSLRDLILAGMDGHDVHSSKVWAAYHSRPDLFEEFFHNGFLHANKLLGEDVFHPGDWDIRAEIETEEKRHRFFLQARRDIVSEVEGRIKKKGLAIDWFDADKRSEEDVRSMCAEAGLEVVQLWACKDSDMRQYLIGPGA from the exons ATGTCGCCGGCAAG GTCCTCCCGGGCCATcgtctccttggccttgggaCCGAGGAGATGGCGCAGCGAGGCTGCTTGcttcagcggcggcgaggttcCCTGTCTGCCTGACGAGTTGATTTATGACGAC GCCAACATCATCTATACGCCCGAGTTCTACCAGACGCATGAGGAGATAGCCCTCCTACAGAGGTACGGCAGCGAGATAGCCAAAGACCAAATAGCGGAGGGTGCGGTCCTTATTAATATAGGCGCCGG CGACCTAAACAAGGCGAACTATCTTCTTGAGGAGCTACGCCGGCGCGGACGTAAGGTAACCTACCTGGCCCTCGACATCTCCAAGCGCTCCCTCACCACCAACCTCTGCGACTATGCTCCGGGTGACAAGGGCGTCAGCGTCTATATGGCCGGTCTCTGGGGCGACttccgcgccggcgtcgccttcgccgcgACCGTCACGCAAAAGCCGcgcgtcttcctctctctcgggTCTGTCCTCTTCAACGACCCCTGGCAGAAAGCCGTGGGCTCGCTGC GCGacctcatcctcgccggcatgGACGGCCACGACGTGCACTCGTCCAAGGTCTGGGCAGCCTACCACAGCCGCCCAGACCTGTTTGAGGAGTTCTTCCACAACGGTTTCCTACACGCCAACAAACTACTCGGAGAGGACGTCTTCCACCCTGGCGACTGGGACATACGGGCGGAGAtcgagacggaggagaagcGCCACCGGTTCTTCCTCCAGGCGAGGCGCGACATCGTgtccgaggtcgaggggaGGATTAAGAAGAAAGGACTGGCGATCGACTGGTTTGACGCGGATAAGCGGTCTGAAGAGGACGTGCGTAGTATGTGTGCCGAGGCCGGTCTGGAGGTCGTTCAGTTGTGGGCTTGTAAAGACTCCGACATGCGACAGTACCTGATCGGTCCAGGAGCCTGA